The following are encoded in a window of Arcobacter arenosus genomic DNA:
- a CDS encoding transporter → MNKLEVIVKKIDAVESLHIVSFDFYGVELKMMSLELNEKITVGTKVVLAVKPTHVSFAKNFAGHISVTNQFKARIKGINKGKLLSSAIFEAKYTLIESVFTTESLRKLNLQLHDEFLILIKASDIFIKEIIND, encoded by the coding sequence ATGAATAAATTAGAGGTAATTGTAAAAAAAATTGACGCTGTAGAGTCTTTACATATTGTAAGTTTTGATTTTTATGGAGTAGAGCTCAAAATGATGAGTTTAGAACTTAATGAAAAAATAACTGTAGGAACAAAAGTTGTTCTTGCAGTTAAACCTACCCATGTTAGTTTTGCAAAAAACTTTGCGGGACATATAAGTGTTACAAATCAGTTTAAAGCAAGAATCAAAGGTATAAATAAAGGTAAACTTTTAAGCAGTGCAATTTTTGAAGCAAAATATACTCTAATTGAATCTGTTTTTACAACTGAAAGTTTAAGAAAATTAAACCTTCAATTACACGATGAATTTCTAATTTTAATAAAAGCAAGTGATATATTTATAAAGGAGATAATAAATGATTGA